In Thamnophis elegans isolate rThaEle1 unplaced genomic scaffold, rThaEle1.pri scaffold_85_arrow_ctg1, whole genome shotgun sequence, a single genomic region encodes these proteins:
- the LOC116523650 gene encoding cyclic AMP-responsive element-binding protein 3-like yields the protein MAEHDLLDWLLREELFLGSEPEPVPVPWGFPQEEEEELEELLRCLWSPVGEEWDGSGEPSGQSSLAEDRSPSPAGSLPGSGRLEWEHNYSLPLPAAAAPTEPSEGDVAIDLEMWADVETTEGLGLPTAALSAEPLVGGGLQLDFPPLVLTDEEKQLLEKEGVTIPSHLPLTKAEERVLKRVRRKIRNKQSAQDSRRRKKLYMDNLESRVLACTAQNSELQEKVQLLQKQNRSLLEQLRKLQALVQHSSTKTAAASTCVMVLLFSFCLVLLPSLYPLGGQKQPLGQHGVLSRKLRELPSGTSQMLAGAPQPAEATMSLPHPGSPTLLSSEKALSPKAFGAPGSLNGSVEGSRSTLETGPPTSAGNGSSSSDSPSPAVKGLLPAPKDPPPGKERALLPASVDQEPGWADGGAPSVILQPHRSDEM from the exons ATGGCCGAGCACGACCTGCTGGACTGGCTGCTGCGGGAGGAGCTTTTCCTGGGGAGCGAGCCCGAACCGGTGCCGGTGCCCTGGGGCTTCCCGCAG gaggaggaggaggagctggaggAGCTGCTGCGGTGCCTCTGGAGCCCCGTCGGGGAGGAATGGGACGGCTCCGGCGAGCCCTCCGGCCAGAGCAGCCTCGCCGAAGACCGGAGCCCGTCTCCCGCCGGCAGCCTCCCTGGCTCGGGCCGCCTGGAATGGGAGCACAACTACTCCTTGCCCCTGCCTGCCGCTGCGGCGCCCACGGAGCCCTCCGAGGGCGACGTGGCCATCGACCTGG aAATGTGGGCAGACGTGGAAACCACCGAGGGCCTCGGCCTTCCCACGGCAGCACTCTCGGCAGAGCCCCTGGTAGGAGGAGGCCTGCAG TTGGACTTCCCCCCGCTGGTCCTGACGGATGAGGAGAAGCAACTCCTGGAGAAGGAGGGCGTCACGATTCCCTCCCACCTACCCTTGACCAAG GCGGAGGAGCGGGTCCTGAAGCGAGTCCGGAGGAAGATCCGCAACAAGCAGTCGGCCCAGGACAGCCGCCGGCGGAAGAAGCTCTACATGGACAACCTGGAGAGCAG GGTGCTGGCCTGCACGGCGCAGAACAGCGAGCTCCAAGAGAAGGTGCAGCTGCTGCAGAAGCAGAACAG GTCCCTGCTTGAGCAGTTGAGGAAGTTACAAGCGCTTGTTCAGCACTCCTCCACCAAGACTGCTGCGGCTAGTACCTGCGTCATG GTGCTGCTCTTCTCCTTCTGCCTGGTCCTCCTGCCCAGCCTCTATCCCCTGGGCGGCCAGAAGCAACCGTTGGGGCAGCATGGAG tgTTGTCCCGAAAGCTGCGGGAGTTGCCAAGTGGGACTTCCCAGATGTTGGCTGGTGCCCCGCAGCCAGCAGAAGCGACGATGTCCCTCCCCCATCCTGGATCCCCCACGCTGCTTTCGTCAGAGAAAGCTCTGTCCCCCAAAGCCTTTGGTGCGCCAGGAAGCCTCAACGGGTCTGTGGAAGGCTCACGGAGCACCCTGGAGACCGGGCCTCCCACCTCGGCCGGCAACGGCAGCTCCTCCTCAGACTCCCCTTCTCCTGCCGTGAAGGGGCTCCTCCCGGCCCCCAAGGACCCTCCTCCAGGGAAGGAGAGGGCACTCCTGCCTGCCTCTGTTGACCAGGAGCCTGGCTGGGCAGATGGTGGTGCCCCAAGCGTCATCCTGCAGCCCCATCGCTCTGACGAGATGTGA
- the LOC116523649 gene encoding avidin-like, with protein sequence MVISDSNNPGVFSGSYLTAVAATDNTIRASPLQGIQHQADQRAQPTFGFTVNWNFSESTTVFVGQCFLDEDGEEQLKTTWLLRVEVGSVAEDWGATRVGTDTFYRTK encoded by the exons ATGGTCATCTCGGACAGCAACAATCCCGGGGTGTTCAGCGGCTCCTACCTGACCGCCGTGGCTGCCACCGACAACACCATCCGGGCTTCCCCTCTGCAGGGCATCCAGCACCAGGCGGACCAGCGGGCCCAGCCCACCTTCGGCTTCACCGTCAACTGGAACTTCTCCG AGTCCACCACCGTCTTTGTGGGTCAGTGTTTCCTGGACGAGGATGGAGAGGAGCAGCTGAAGACCACCTGGCTGCTGCGTGTGGAGGTGGGATCCGTGGCAGAGGACTGGGGGGCAACCCG GGTTGGCACGGACACTTTCTATCGTACCAAGTGA